From Ignisphaera aggregans DSM 17230, the proteins below share one genomic window:
- a CDS encoding TBP-interacting protein TIP49 (COGs: COG1224 DNA helicase TIP49 TBP-interacting protein~InterPro IPR010339:IPR003593~KEGG: smr:Smar_1291 TBP-interacting protein TIP49~PFAM: TIP49 domain protein~SMART: AAA ATPase~SPTR: A3DP22 TBP-interacting protein TIP49~PFAM: TIP49 C-terminus) → MSIIREVKEESRREMLKRISAHSHIRGLGLDEKGEPLPVADGLVGQIEARRAAGIVVRMIKEGRLAGRGILFVGPPGSGKTALAIAIARELGEDTPFVMINGAELYSAEVKKTEILMRAVRRAIGVRFKEIRRVYEGVVKDIKFALTSHPFNPYVKVPRAARITLATKDEEKTLEVDESIAMQLAQHGIRRGDMISIDADTGEVFKLGRVKGIEKAKYFDVESTRVFEEMPKGKIFKEKEIIRTVTLHDLDEAYAAQRRAVFSIIGGLLEEREIDPEIRKNVDELVRKHLSEGKVTLVPGVLFIDDVHMLDIESFSFLSRVLESEFSPIVIMATNRGMTKIRGTDIESPHGIPLDLLDRLLIIPVRPYTPDEMREIIMIRSDEEDVKLSKDAIEALVKIASERSLRYAVQLMHPAKIIADRKGRDEVRAEDVEEAAKLFMDVSLSIEFAKKWESKFLK, encoded by the coding sequence ATGAGTATTATTAGAGAAGTTAAAGAAGAGAGCAGAAGAGAGATGCTAAAGAGAATAAGTGCACATAGCCATATACGTGGTTTAGGCTTGGATGAAAAAGGAGAGCCTCTACCTGTGGCAGATGGTCTTGTTGGACAGATTGAAGCTAGAAGAGCTGCTGGAATAGTTGTAAGGATGATCAAGGAGGGTAGATTGGCAGGCAGAGGAATACTATTTGTTGGTCCTCCAGGGTCTGGTAAAACTGCATTGGCAATAGCTATCGCTAGAGAGCTTGGTGAAGACACTCCATTTGTTATGATAAATGGTGCAGAACTCTACTCTGCGGAGGTTAAAAAGACTGAAATACTTATGAGAGCTGTAAGAAGAGCTATTGGTGTTAGATTTAAAGAGATTAGAAGGGTCTATGAGGGTGTTGTAAAGGATATTAAGTTTGCACTGACCTCACATCCATTTAATCCATATGTAAAAGTTCCTAGAGCAGCTAGAATAACTTTAGCAACTAAGGATGAAGAAAAAACCTTAGAAGTAGACGAAAGCATTGCAATGCAATTAGCACAACATGGTATTAGAAGAGGAGATATGATAAGCATAGATGCTGATACTGGTGAGGTCTTTAAGCTTGGAAGAGTTAAGGGTATAGAAAAAGCAAAATATTTTGATGTCGAATCAACAAGAGTCTTCGAGGAAATGCCAAAGGGAAAGATATTCAAGGAGAAAGAAATTATAAGAACAGTAACACTACACGATCTTGATGAAGCTTATGCAGCACAAAGAAGAGCAGTATTTTCAATTATTGGAGGATTATTAGAGGAAAGGGAGATAGATCCAGAGATAAGAAAGAATGTAGATGAACTTGTCAGAAAGCACCTAAGTGAAGGTAAAGTAACTTTGGTACCAGGCGTACTATTTATAGATGATGTACACATGCTTGACATAGAATCATTTAGTTTCTTATCAAGGGTTCTCGAAAGTGAGTTTTCACCAATAGTAATAATGGCTACAAATAGAGGTATGACAAAGATAAGAGGAACAGATATAGAGTCTCCTCACGGTATTCCTCTAGATCTACTTGATAGATTATTAATAATACCGGTAAGACCCTATACCCCAGATGAAATGAGAGAAATAATAATGATAAGATCTGATGAAGAAGATGTTAAGCTGTCTAAGGATGCTATAGAGGCTCTTGTAAAAATTGCTTCTGAGAGAAGTCTTAGATATGCTGTTCAACTTATGCATCCAGCTAAAATAATAGCAGATAGAAAGGGAAGGGATGAAGTTAGAGCGGAAGATGTAGAGGAAGCAGCTAAGTTGTTTATGGATGTATCTCTGAGTATAGAATTTGCAAAAAAGTGGGAATCAAAATTCCTTAAGTGA
- a CDS encoding hypothetical protein (KEGG: smr:Smar_0882 hypothetical protein~SPTR: A3DMX2 Putative uncharacterized protein~PFAM: Protein of unknown function (DUF2029)) gives MNMIKMLSYFKTRIFIVIVISIIIGIFSWVIHLPIIPIDSSKVPEPFNKLVDVIYGNPGVRYTDITFGLFYKIFDQSLIYDEIRLKDLWYNGDKLKMLIFGKKICPIPYIDYKFEYPPIIGLLWYITTCIAFQMGLPSNYGFNDYILYKDSIAQIHFNLQSLILILFFVLLQVYLLKIIDDIREDWRKIFISILLPSTILYLTYNWDIICISLAIMGLYLYIRQRYILSGICLGLSIATKLLTIVILAIVLYELIQNYISRKSLVPSSQLFIVTAIASMGIPYITLLLLTPIGFTDFIVHHATWYCENCIYMLVINDIYNPMNRTLYIAILTIAMILIFSIPIKEERLLLKCSFLAMVSIILFNYVFTPQMWLLLTPLAIFVINDAKSLFLYLLGDVANFNIMTTFFIDYEIRLRLSQFISIPVEQNPYVMSSPVQWIAALRNISLLILWIYILSRTLLENYSLRE, from the coding sequence ATGAACATGATTAAAATGTTGAGCTATTTTAAGACTAGAATCTTTATAGTAATAGTTATTTCGATTATTATTGGGATTTTTTCTTGGGTTATACATCTACCAATAATACCTATAGATTCTTCAAAGGTACCTGAACCCTTTAATAAATTAGTTGATGTAATATATGGAAATCCTGGAGTTAGATATACTGATATAACTTTTGGTCTATTCTATAAGATATTCGATCAGAGTCTAATATATGATGAAATTAGGCTTAAGGATCTATGGTATAATGGTGATAAGTTAAAAATGCTTATATTTGGTAAGAAGATATGTCCAATTCCATATATTGATTATAAATTTGAGTATCCACCTATCATAGGTTTGTTATGGTATATTACAACATGTATAGCTTTTCAAATGGGATTACCCTCTAACTATGGATTTAATGATTATATTCTATATAAAGATTCAATAGCACAAATACATTTTAATCTTCAGTCACTAATTTTAATATTATTCTTTGTATTGTTACAAGTCTATTTACTTAAAATAATTGATGACATTAGAGAGGACTGGAGGAAGATTTTCATATCTATCCTTTTACCATCAACAATTCTTTATCTAACATATAACTGGGATATAATATGTATATCTCTTGCCATAATGGGTCTATATCTATACATAAGACAAAGATATATCTTATCTGGAATTTGTCTTGGGCTTTCTATAGCGACAAAGCTATTGACTATAGTTATATTAGCAATAGTATTATATGAATTAATACAAAATTACATTAGTAGAAAGTCTCTAGTGCCATCTTCTCAACTATTTATTGTTACAGCTATAGCATCCATGGGTATACCCTATATAACATTATTATTACTAACACCAATAGGATTTACAGACTTTATTGTACATCATGCTACATGGTATTGTGAAAACTGTATCTATATGCTAGTCATAAATGATATATATAATCCTATGAATAGAACATTGTATATAGCTATATTAACAATTGCAATGATATTGATATTTTCTATTCCTATCAAAGAGGAGAGGTTATTACTAAAATGTTCATTTCTAGCTATGGTATCTATAATCCTATTCAACTATGTATTTACACCACAGATGTGGCTTCTACTAACACCATTAGCTATTTTCGTTATAAATGATGCTAAATCTTTATTTCTCTATCTACTTGGAGATGTAGCTAACTTTAATATTATGACAACATTTTTCATAGATTACGAAATTAGATTACGGCTTTCACAATTTATCAGTATACCTGTTGAACAAAATCCATATGTAATGTCGTCCCCTGTACAATGGATTGCAGCATTAAGAAATATATCATTATTAATTCTATGGATATACATTCTATCTAGAACTTTATTGGAAAACTATAGTTTGAGGGAATGA
- a CDS encoding glycosyl transferase family 39 (COGs: COG4346 membrane-bound dolichyl-phosphate-mannose-protein mannosyltransferase~InterPro IPR003342~KEGG: smr:Smar_0881 glycosyl transferase family protein~PFAM: glycosyl transferase family 39~SPTR: A3DMX1 Glycosyl transferase, family 39~PFAM: Dolichyl-phosphate-mannose-protein mannosyltransferase) translates to MAVFTKSSLIYYIILIVILLVGVYLYAQQALYFEQEELSRFDQGAKGYVSDEVWYVDAARNLLRKVFGLTPRLERPRATLVYSSNEALQKALNIAPGYGIKVFSNRFSKINAIYVEANSIELLEYFARETNATDIVYGWILGDAENINNYLNVESHPPTAKYLIALVMYLFGDRPFLWRIPSIAMGFLTILFSFLVTHEITKSYELALIVSALVAVDPLTKIMSSIALLDIFVAAMTLIAIYIALRGHLKEAVVFMGFASTFKFTALLAFIPLLFLYIRDIVRKYSSKFSFIFFESIGYLMLAILSFIFFQLLISIPIIIRLGLGEWLKQSIFIAISWHLSVKCTGPTCPIASTPWEWFFGINSFPIYVDPKQGSTIVAQGLVPAYVICFVLMFFTIPYRKIDNQSRTAWYLIIGLFLGYTLLWILGSRTQYSFYAVQLTPFIYIYLVIQIYEFLNRENIIIALRSWKEILETLWNAVLAIFK, encoded by the coding sequence ATGGCAGTTTTCACTAAATCATCGCTTATCTATTACATTATATTGATTGTGATATTATTGGTAGGAGTATATCTATATGCTCAACAAGCGTTATATTTTGAACAAGAGGAACTATCGAGATTTGATCAAGGAGCTAAGGGCTATGTCTCTGATGAAGTATGGTATGTAGATGCTGCTAGAAATCTTCTTAGGAAAGTATTTGGCTTAACACCACGTCTAGAAAGACCTCGAGCTACATTGGTATATTCATCTAACGAGGCTCTTCAGAAAGCTTTAAATATCGCACCTGGCTATGGAATAAAGGTTTTCAGTAATAGATTTTCTAAGATCAATGCCATATATGTTGAGGCAAATAGTATTGAATTGCTGGAGTATTTTGCCAGAGAAACAAACGCCACAGATATTGTATATGGATGGATCTTGGGCGATGCTGAAAACATAAATAACTATCTCAATGTAGAAAGTCATCCCCCTACAGCTAAATATCTAATTGCTTTAGTTATGTATCTTTTTGGTGATAGACCATTTCTATGGCGAATACCATCGATAGCCATGGGTTTTCTAACAATATTATTCTCCTTCTTAGTCACACATGAAATTACAAAATCCTATGAATTGGCATTAATAGTCTCAGCTCTTGTAGCTGTCGATCCACTAACAAAGATTATGTCTTCAATAGCCTTGCTAGATATCTTTGTCGCTGCAATGACATTGATAGCCATATATATTGCTTTACGTGGTCATTTAAAAGAAGCTGTAGTTTTCATGGGGTTTGCCTCAACATTTAAGTTTACAGCTCTCTTAGCATTTATACCACTTCTATTCCTATATATAAGAGATATTGTTAGGAAATACTCTAGTAAATTCTCATTTATATTCTTTGAGTCTATCGGCTATCTCATGTTAGCAATACTATCATTTATATTCTTTCAATTACTAATATCTATACCAATAATTATTAGACTCGGACTTGGTGAATGGCTGAAACAAAGTATCTTCATCGCTATTTCGTGGCATCTATCTGTTAAGTGTACTGGACCAACATGTCCAATAGCATCAACACCCTGGGAATGGTTTTTCGGTATTAATTCATTTCCAATATATGTAGATCCAAAGCAAGGTAGTACTATTGTGGCACAGGGATTGGTGCCAGCATATGTAATATGTTTTGTGTTAATGTTTTTTACAATTCCTTATAGAAAGATAGATAATCAATCAAGAACTGCATGGTATTTGATAATTGGTTTATTCTTAGGATACACACTACTTTGGATCTTAGGCTCGAGAACTCAGTATAGTTTTTATGCGGTTCAGCTAACACCATTTATCTATATATACCTCGTTATACAGATATACGAGTTCCTAAATAGAGAAAATATCATCATAGCTTTAAGAAGCTGGAAAGAAATCTTAGAGACTCTGTGGAATGCTGTATTGGCAATATTTAAGTGA
- a CDS encoding hypothetical protein (KEGG: pag:PLES_39561 chemotaxis protein CheZ) has translation MSLIQQLKVILIRLSNELNKLDIDQTMFRRSIDKLSFLENSFLLPMYLAKSFKDIAEIVNKMNDILTTKDYRDKLKEIISHLSSKIDSIVETNISASRRIRLVLTFVIFILTTMGTLFSYHSSIYIGRDTLFIFLIALHGTSIALFLGIYLGLYTTILLLPTITLIPLVSLFLSLMMTGDITIILMILSELCCLAIITIFITNTIKSYRDLAIEILRLVSSIEIFINNINKTLRPSPIQSKEILEIYSKVYGDKANELIRYVEELSKLGT, from the coding sequence ATGTCATTAATACAACAACTAAAAGTTATACTTATAAGGCTTAGCAATGAACTCAATAAATTAGATATCGATCAAACCATGTTTAGAAGATCTATAGATAAACTCTCCTTCTTAGAAAATAGCTTCTTATTACCAATGTATTTAGCTAAGAGCTTTAAAGATATTGCTGAAATTGTAAACAAGATGAATGATATACTAACAACAAAAGATTATAGAGATAAGCTAAAGGAGATTATATCACATTTATCATCTAAGATAGATAGCATTGTAGAGACTAACATTAGTGCTTCTAGAAGAATTAGATTAGTATTAACATTCGTTATATTTATATTAACAACAATGGGAACACTATTCTCCTATCATTCTTCCATATACATAGGCAGAGACACCCTATTTATCTTCCTAATAGCTTTACATGGCACTAGTATCGCACTATTTCTAGGTATTTACTTAGGACTTTATACAACTATTCTACTGCTTCCAACAATAACACTGATACCTCTTGTCTCTCTATTTCTCTCATTAATGATGACTGGCGATATTACTATTATACTTATGATTCTATCTGAACTCTGTTGCTTAGCGATTATAACAATATTTATAACAAATACTATAAAGAGCTATAGAGATCTTGCTATAGAGATATTAAGATTAGTGTCTTCTATTGAAATATTTATAAATAATATTAATAAGACACTTAGGCCAAGTCCCATTCAATCAAAAGAAATATTAGAGATATATAGTAAGGTATATGGTGATAAAGCTAATGAGCTTATAAGGTATGTTGAAGAACTATCTAAACTTGGTACATAG
- a CDS encoding conserved hypothetical protein (KEGG: smr:Smar_1289 hypothetical protein~SPTR: A3DP20 Putative uncharacterized protein) produces the protein MPDKTQQQQQKTKELKVFSAQVITLDQIRNDSRKLRLLFAISTLKEVSEKGLAYMVQYLKEERKIDMGYNIVKLGNKLIVRELPDDIKALLYVGLIEVDPKTKKLRLTSNGQEFLEKISKNEDIDNFIKVVDELRSKIVVIDEEVSLTALPTERKRR, from the coding sequence ATGCCTGATAAAACTCAACAACAGCAACAAAAAACTAAGGAGTTGAAAGTATTTAGTGCACAGGTTATTACATTAGATCAAATTAGAAATGATTCACGAAAATTAAGACTATTATTTGCTATTAGTACATTAAAAGAGGTTAGTGAAAAAGGTCTTGCATATATGGTTCAGTATCTCAAAGAAGAAAGGAAAATTGATATGGGATATAATATCGTGAAACTTGGAAATAAACTAATTGTAAGAGAACTACCTGATGATATCAAGGCTCTCTTATATGTTGGATTAATTGAGGTGGATCCAAAGACAAAGAAACTAAGATTAACAAGCAATGGTCAGGAATTCCTAGAGAAGATATCTAAGAATGAAGATATAGATAATTTTATCAAAGTAGTTGATGAACTACGAAGTAAAATTGTTGTTATTGATGAAGAAGTATCTCTTACAGCTCTTCCTACAGAACGAAAGAGAAGATAA
- a CDS encoding conserved hypothetical protein (COGs: COG4755 conserved hypothetical protein~InterPro IPR014450~KEGG: ape:APE_0503.1 hypothetical protein~PFAM: conserved hypothetical protein~SPTR: Q9YES8 Putative uncharacterized protein~PFAM: Uncharacterized protein conserved in archaea (DUF2153)) → MQKKVRAWFDSVYDNVKKGDRLELILYTRMAFQHMIRTLKAFDNWLQDPFIISNMPKDQLEEVWETTYKLLQQLLELDVRHTQGFRDYIIALEKEGKLNPMLVEIFNEGGGRRRRGEREGVTLSI, encoded by the coding sequence ATGCAAAAGAAAGTTAGAGCATGGTTTGATAGTGTATATGACAATGTAAAGAAGGGTGATAGACTAGAGCTAATACTATATACAAGAATGGCGTTTCAGCATATGATAAGAACATTAAAGGCATTTGATAATTGGCTACAAGATCCATTTATCATAAGCAATATGCCAAAAGATCAACTTGAAGAGGTATGGGAAACAACATATAAACTTCTGCAACAGCTACTTGAACTTGATGTTAGACACACTCAAGGATTTAGAGACTATATAATAGCTTTGGAGAAGGAGGGTAAGCTAAATCCAATGCTTGTTGAAATATTTAATGAGGGTGGAGGAAGGAGGCGTAGAGGAGAGCGTGAGGGAGTTACGCTATCTATATAG
- a CDS encoding protein of unknown function DUF343 (InterPro IPR005651~KEGG: sto:ST0241 hypothetical protein~PFAM: protein of unknown function DUF343~SPTR: Q976E5 Putative uncharacterized protein ST0241~PFAM: Trm112p-like protein) produces MKYRLLNYVTCPYCKDKGFPLKLVVFETNLYEGRKLPEGIEKPLCDIYCAYRNTYVKNLTEYPCDECIKIEVKSGMLICTNCKRWYPIIDEIPRMLPDNYRKEEEDKLFLKTYQDKIPDEIKREGKPFSLAQ; encoded by the coding sequence ATGAAGTACAGACTTCTTAACTATGTTACATGTCCCTATTGCAAAGATAAGGGGTTCCCATTAAAGCTAGTAGTATTTGAGACTAACTTGTATGAGGGTAGAAAACTTCCAGAGGGAATAGAAAAACCCTTATGCGATATCTATTGTGCGTATAGGAATACATATGTGAAGAACTTAACGGAATATCCATGTGATGAGTGTATAAAGATAGAGGTGAAAAGTGGAATGCTGATATGTACTAACTGCAAGAGGTGGTATCCAATAATAGATGAGATTCCTCGTATGCTTCCTGATAATTATAGAAAGGAAGAGGAGGATAAGCTATTTTTAAAAACTTATCAGGACAAGATACCAGATGAAATAAAAAGAGAAGGAAAACCATTTTCTTTAGCACAATAG